A single window of Nicotiana sylvestris chromosome 5, ASM39365v2, whole genome shotgun sequence DNA harbors:
- the LOC138869336 gene encoding uncharacterized protein, with product MTIDNGNPSATVGATTITSSSCTAVPPAEKPGRFSRTNFKGWQQRVFFWFTTLGMQKFTSEEPPVPAADTPDNEKFMVVEAWKQVDFLCKGYILSALEDDLYNVYIAMNTSKELWDALEKKYKTEDACLKKFVVSKFLDYKMIDNKTMGTQVQELQLIFYDLIAEGMVVNEAFQVAAMIEKLPHSWRDFKNYLKHKCKEMKLEDLVIHVKIEEDNKTAEKKSRGNSTIMGANIVEETAPKSKKRKRSSGQTKEQNKKKFKGSCYNCGKVGHKSHDCRLTKKVNKKGQANIVEKNDDIDDLCAMLSECNLVGNPKEWWTDFGDTRHVCAFKEAFVTYSTAGPEEEISMENNATAKIEDYGKIFLKMTSGKVLTLNNVLHIPTIRKNLVSTSLLVKNGFKCVFVSDKVVVSKNEIYVGKGYLMKGLFKLNVMVVDIMSSSDSAFWKEAVNSEIQSILDNHTWELVNLPPGNKPLGSKWIFKRKIKTDGTIDKYKTRLVVKGYRKKEGRDYFDTYSPVTRITSIRVLVVLTVVYGLEIHQMDVKTAFLNGELEEEIYMEQPEGFVVPGKEKKVCKLVKSLYGLKQVPKQWHAKFDQTMLANGFKINECDKCVYIKNTPGYEVIVCLYVNDILIMSKSMTDINATKRMLASKFDMKDLGVADVILRIRIHKTPQGLALSRSHYIEKVLDKFKYLDFKIAKTPIDVSYALQKNEGESDSQLDYARVLRSLMYIMNCTRPDIACAISKLSRFTSNPNQIHWMAMKRVLGYLKHTQNYALHYNKYPSVIEGYSDANWITESSKVKSTSGYVFIIGGGVVSWKSSKQTCIARSTMEAEFIALDKAGEEAEWL from the exons ATGACAATTGATAACGGAAATCCTTCTGCGACTGTTGGTGCAACGACGATAACCTCGTCAAGCTGCACTGCTGTTCCTCCGGCCGAGAAACCGGGGAGATTTTCTAGAACCAACTTCAAAGGATGGCAGCAAAGGGTGTTCTTCTGGTTTACCACACTTGGTATGCAGAAATTCACTAGTGAAGAGCCTCCAGTGCCTGCTGCGGATACGCCGGACAATGAAAAGTTCATGGttgttgaggcgtggaagcaAGTAGATTTTCTTTGCAAAGGCTATATCTTAAGTGCTTTAGAGGATGACTTGTACAATGTGTACATTGCAATGAATACTTCAAAAGAATTATGGGACgcacttgagaagaagtacaagacagAAGATGCATGCTTGAAAAAGTTCGTGGTTTCTAAGTTTCTAGACTATAAAATGATAGACAACAAAACTATGGGAACCCAAGTTCAGGAGCTTCAACTTATTTTTTACGACCTTATTGCTGAAGGTATGGTCGTGAATGAAGCATTTCAAGTGGCTGCTatgattgaaaaattgcctcATTCGTGGAGAGATTTCAAGAACTATCTTAAGCACAAGTGCAAAGAAATGAAGTTGGAAGATCTTGTGATACATGTAAAGATCGAGGAAGACAACAAAACAGCCGAGAAGAAGTCTCGTGGAAATTCAACGATCATGGGAGCTAATATCGTTGAGGAGACTGCTCCAAAaagtaagaagaggaagaggtctTCTGGACAAACTAAGGAGCAGAACAAAAAGAAATTCAAGGGCAGCTGCTACAATTGTGGAAAAGTTGGTCACAAAAGCCATGATTGTCGTCTCACGAAAAAGGTTAATAAGAAGGGACAAGCCAacatagtggagaagaatgatgacATTGATGATCTTTGTGCAATGCTTTCGGAATGCAACCTAGTTGGAAATCCGAAGGAGTGGTGGACTGACTTTGGAGACACTCGACATGTTTGTGCTTTCAAAGAAGCATTTGTGACTTACTCTACTGCTGGTCCTGAAGAAGAAATTTCCATGGAAAATAATGCAACAGCCAAGATTGAAGATTATGGGAAGATATTCCTGAAGATGACTTCCGGCAAGGTGTTAACGCTCAACAACGTTCTTCATATTCCTactattaggaagaatttagtttctacttctttacttgtaaagaatggattcaaatgtgtATTTGTTTCTGATAAAGTTGTTGTAAGTAAGAACGAAATTTATGTTGGAAAAGGCTACCTCATGAAGGGCCTTTTCAAActcaatgtaatggttgttgaca TTATGTCATCTTCTGATTCAGcattttggaaagaggcagtcaatagtgagattcaatcaattttggataaccatacatgggaattggttaaTCTTCCTCCAGGAAATAAGCCTTTAGGTTCAAAATGGATCTTTAAACGAAAAATTAAAActgatggcactattgacaaatataagacaagacttgttgtcaaaggttaTAGAAAAAAGGAAGGCCGTgattactttgacacttactcCCCAGTAACAAGGATAACATCTATTAGGGTGTTAGTGGTACTAACGGtcgtgtatggtcttgaaatccatcaaatggatgttaaaacagctTTCTTAAATGGAGAATTAGAGGAAgagatttatatggaacaacctgagggTTTTGTTGTTCctggtaaagaaaagaaagtgtgcaaacttgttaagtcgctttatggacttaaacaagtacccaaacaatggcatgcaaaatttgaccaaacaatgttagCAAATGGATTTAAAATCAACGAGTGTGACAAATGTGTTTATATTAAAAATACTCCAGGTTATGAagtcattgtttgtttatatgttaaTGACATATTGATAATGAGCAAAAGTATGACAGATATAAATGCTACAAAACGCATGTTGGCTAGCAAATtcgatatgaaagacttaggagttgctgaTGTGATCTTAAGAATCAGAATTCACAAGACTCCACAAGGTCTAGCATTATCACGGTCTCACTACATTGAAAAGGTACTTGACAAGTTCAAGTATTTGGATTTCAAAATTgccaagactccaattgacgtgagttatgcacttcaaaagaatgaaggtgaaagtgattcacaACTGGACTATGCAAGAGTATTGAGAAGTTtgatgtatatcatgaattgtacgcgaccagatatagcatgtgctattagcaaactgagtcggtttacaagtaatcccaatcaaatacattggatggcaatgaaacgagttttgggatatctgAAACATACCCAAAATTATGCTTTGCATTATAACAAATATCCTTCCGTGATCgagggatatagtgatgcaaacTGGATTACCGAATCATCTAAAGTTAAATCCACGAGTGGATATGTTTTCATAATTGGGGGTGGAGTAGTGTCTTGGAAATCATCCAAACAAACGTGCATCGCCCGTTCTACAATGGAAGCTGAATTCATAGCTTTAGATaaggccggtgaagaagctgaatggctctgA
- the LOC138869337 gene encoding uncharacterized protein — translation MVLQQQYREKGFTKYSQLISLLLVAERNNELLMRNHENQPIGSTPLPKEDEVYSHFANRGKGKDEKRNAEGSETKCYRSGGKVHWAKICRIPKHLVELYQASLKNKGPEANLVYDNEFDITHLDVADFFEHPDEKINHLICDGSVVRDD, via the exons atggtcTTGCAACAGCAGTACCGAGAGAAAGGCTTCACAAAGTACTCTCAGTTGATTTCTCTTCTACTTGTGGCTGAACGAAACAATGAATTGCTTATGAGAAATCACGAAAATCAACCCATTGGGTCTACACCATTACCTAAAGAGGATGAGGTGTATTCCCATTTTGCTAATCGTGGAAAAG GGAAAGATGAGAAGCGAAACGCAGAGGGTTCAGAAACAAAATGCTATCGTTCCGGTGGAAAAGTGCATTGGGCAAAAATTTGTCGCATACCAAAacatttggttgagctttatcaagcatctctGAAGAATAAAGGCCCTGAAGCCAATCTTGTCTATGACAATGAATTTGACATCACTCACTTGGATGTGGCAGATTTTTTTGAGCACCCTGATGAAAAAATAAATCACTTGATCTGTGATGGATCTGTGGTTAGAGATGATTGA